From a region of the Panicum virgatum strain AP13 chromosome 2K, P.virgatum_v5, whole genome shotgun sequence genome:
- the LOC120684822 gene encoding protein ROOT PRIMORDIUM DEFECTIVE 1-like → MLRRIAALRPPPPPRAAASAGAGAATYSSKSTSIPQKQQRVRDHAFDGIMEVQKRVRRFHALHSLLLYAAAPTAASRGGGGGAVSVPFTRLGALARRQLRLAPLDAGRFLLRHAHAFHLFLHPVHRMLHARLTPRAAAALRAEAEAVAAALPSASVIRLRKLLLLAPPRRRLRLEHIHLLRRDLGLPDDFAESVIQSNPSLFRLTPDGFVEFLPSPTDPPDLTVAAVERARERHYREHRAPGSGEEDARFAFPIRFPPGFKIGKYFRIAVWKWQRLPYASPYADVSGHDLRSLEAQRRMEKRAVAAVHELLSLTVEKRTTLERLALFREALGVPKKIKEFLLKYQGIFYISTRGNQGKLHTVFLREAYYKGELVEPNEIHEARRKLEELLMISPQKANLDRMFTSMGRGWDELGGGRRGGAELRDEFLGNGGGQKKHADTDGADSGEDSSVESLYID, encoded by the coding sequence ATGCTCCGCCGCATCGCggccctccggccgccgccaccgccgcgcgcggccgcttctgccggggcgggggcggccacCTATTCCTCCAAGTCCACCTCCATCCCTCAGAAGCAGCAGCGCGTCCGCGACCACGCCTTCGACGGCATCATGGAGGTCCAGAAACGCGTCCGCCGCTTCCACGCactccactccctcctcctctacgccgccgccccgaccgcggcctcccgcggcggcggaggcggcgccgtgtCCGTCCCCTTCACCCGCCTCGGCGCCCTCGcgcgccgccagctccgcctcgcgcccctcgacgccggccgcttCCTCCTGCGCCACGCGCACGCCTTCCACCTCTTCCTCCACCCCGTCCACCGCATGCTCCACGCCCGCCtcaccccgcgcgccgccgcggcgctccgCGCCGAGGCcgaagccgtcgccgccgccctcccttcCGCCTCCGTCATCCGCCTCCgcaagctcctcctcctcgcgcccccgcgccgccgcctccgcctcgagcacatccacctcctccgccgcgaccTCGGCCTCCCCGATGATTTCGCCGAATCCGTTATCCAGTCTAACCCCTCCCTCTTCCGCCTCACCCCCGACGGCTTCGTCGAGTTCCTGCCCTCCCCCACGGACCCGCCGGATCTCACCGTCGCCGCGGTCGAGCGCGCCCGGGAGCGCCACTACCGCGAGCACCGCGCACCCGGCTCAGGCGAGGAGGATGCGCGTTTTGCGTTCCCCATCCGCTTCCCGCCAGGGTTCAAGATCGGCAAGTACTTCCGGATTGCTGTCTGGAAATGGCAGCGCCTCCCCTACGCGTCACCCTACGCGGACGTCTCGGGACATGACCTGCGCTCACTTGAGGCTCAACGCCGCATGGAGAAGCGAGCGGTCGCTGCCGTCCATGAGCTGCTCTCGCTCACTGTCGAGAAGCGCACTACACTGGAGCGCCTTGCTTTGTTCCGGGAGGCACtcggtgtgcccaagaagatcaaggagttcttgctcaagtaTCAGGGCATATTTTACATATCCACCAGGGGAAATCAGGGGAAGCTGCATACAGTGTTCCTCAGGGAGGCGTATTACAAGGGGGAGCTTGTTGAGCCAAATGAGATACACGAGGCAAGAAGGAAGTTGGAGGAACTGCTCATGATCAGCCCACAGAAGGCGAATTTGGACCGGATGTTCACCAGCATGGGTCGTGGATGGGATGAGCTTGGTGGTGGTCGCCGTGGTGGAGCTGAATTGAGGGACGAGTTTCTTGGGAATGGAGGTGGCCAGAAAAagcatgctgatactgatggtGCTGATAGTGGGGAGGACTCGAGTGTTGAATCACTCTACATTGATTGA
- the LOC120684850 gene encoding homeobox-leucine zipper protein ROC6-like — protein MSFGGMFDGAAGSGVFSYDAGGGGGGGGGGGGGAGMHNHGRLIPAPPLPKPGGFGAPGLSLGLQTNMDGGQLGDMSRMGLMMGGSGSGSAGEGDQLGRGREDENDSRSGSDNVDGASGDELDPDNSNQRKKKKRYHRHTPQQIQELEAVFKECPHPDEKQRMELSKRLNLESRQVKFWFQNRRTQMKTQIERHENALLRQENDKLRAENMTIREAMRNPICANCGGAAVLGEVSLEEQHLRIENARLKDELDRVCALAGKFLGRPISSGSPMASSLPGCSGLELAVGSNGFGLGPLGGSALPPGLPDLMGGGLAGPVGSAGMRLPAGISALDGGALHGAADGVDRGVLLELGLAAMEELMKVAQMDEPLWLPSPDGGGLETLNLDEYRRAFARVLGPSPAGYVAEATREAGVAITSSVDLVDSLMDAARWSEMFPCIVARASTTDIISSGMGGTRSGSIQLMHTELQVLSPLVPIREVVFLRFCKQHAEGLWAVVDVSVDAVLRPGGDPHHHPLNGGGAAGYMGCRLLPSGCVVQDMNNGYSKVTWVVHAEYDEAAVHQLYRPLLRSGQALGARRWLASLQRQCQYLAILCSNSLPSRDHAAITPVGRRSMLKLAQRMTDNFCAGVCASAALKWRRLDEWRGGEGGGGAGAAGEGEEKARMMARQSVGAPGEAPGVVLSATTSVRLPSTPPQRVFDYLRDEQRRGEWDILANGEAMQEMDHIAKGQHHGNAVSILRPNATSGNQNNMLILQETCTDSSGSLVVYAPVDVQSMHVVMNGGDSAYVSLLPSGFAILPDGHSQPSDAAQGSPGGQSATAAGSLVTVAFQILVNNLPTAKLTVESVDTVSNLLTCTIQKIKSALQATP, from the exons ATGAGCTTCGGTGGCATGTTCGATggcgccgccggctccggcgTCTTCTCCTACGAcgctggcggaggaggaggaggaggaggaggaggcggaggcggcgcgggcatGCACAACCACGGCCGCCTTatccccgcgccgcccctcccgaaGCCCGGCGGATTCGGCGCCCCCGGCCTCTCCCTCGGCCTG caAACAAACATGGACGGCGGGCAGCTGGGCGACATGAGCCGAATGGGCCTGATGATGGGAggcagcgggagcgggagcgccggcgagggcgaCCAGCTGGGCCGCGGCCGGGAGGACGAGAACGACAGCCGCTCCGGCAGCGACAACGTGGACGGCGCCTCCGGCGACGAGCTCGACCCGGACAACAGCAACcagcgcaagaagaagaagcgatACCACCGCCACACCCCGCAGCAAATCCAAGAGCTCGAAGC TGTGTTCAAGGAGTGCCCCCACCCCGACGAGAAGCAAAGGATGGAGCTCAGCAAGCGGCTCAACCTGGAGAGCCGCCAGGTCAAGTTCTGGTTCCAGAACCGGCGCACGCAGATGAAG ACGCAGATCGAGCGGCACGAGAACGCGCTGCTGAGGCAGGAGAACGACAAGCTGCGGGCGGAGAACATGACGATCCGGGAGGCGATGCGCAACCCCATCTGCGCcaactgcggcggcgcggccgtgctCGGGGAGGTGTCGCTGGAGGAGCAGCACCTGCGCATAGAGAACGCGCGCCTCAAGGACGAGCTCGACCGCGTCTgcgcgctcgccggcaagtTCCTCGGCCGCCCGATCTCCTCCGGCAGCCCGATGGCGTCGTCCCTGCCGGGGTGCTCCggcctcgagctcgccgtcggcAGCAACGGCTTCGGCCTCGGCCCGCTGGGCGGTTCGGCGCTGCCGCCCGGGCTCCCCGACTTAAtgggcggcggcctggccggCCCCGTGGGGTCGGCGGGCATGCGCCTGCCCGCGGGCATTAGcgccctcgacggcggcgccttGCACGGCGCGGCCGACGGCGTGGACCGCGGTGTCCTCCTGGAGCTCGGGCTCGCCGCGATGGAGGAGCTCATGAAAGTGGCGCAGATGGACGAGCCGCTCTGGCTCCCCagccccgacggcggcggcctcgagaCGCTCAACTTGGACGAGTACCGGCGCGCCTTCGCCAGGGTGCTCGGGCCGAGCCCCGCCGGGTACGTCGCCGAGGCCACCCGCGAGGCCGGCGTCGCCATCACCAGCAGCGTGGACCTCGTCGACAGCCTCATGGACGCG GCCCGGTGGTCGGAGATGTTCCCGTGCATCGTGGCGAGGGCGAGCACGACGGACATCATCTCGAGCGGCATGGGCGGCACGCGCAGCGGGTCAATCCAGCTG ATGCACACGGAGCTGCAGGTGCTGTCGCCGCTGGTGCCGATCCGGGAGGTGGTGTTCCTGCGGTTCTGCAAGCAGCACGCGGAGGGGCTGTGGGCCGTGGTCGACGTCTCGGTGGACGCCGTCCTCCGCCCCGGCGGCGACCCACACCACCACCCgctcaacggcggcggcgccgccggctacatgggctgccgcctcctcccctccggcTGCGTCGTGCAAGACATGAACAACGGCTACTCCAAG GTCACGTGGGTGGTTCACGCGGAGTacgacgaggcggcggtgcACCAGCTCTACCGGCCGCTGCTCCGCTCCGGCCAGGCCCTTGGCGCGCGCCGCTGGCTCGCCTCGCTCCAGCGCCAGTGCCAGTACCTCGCCATCCTCTGCTCCaactccctcccctcccgcgaCCACGCCG CCATAACGCCGGTGGGGCGGAGGAGCATGCTGAAGCTGGCGCAGCGGATGACGGACAACTTCTGCGCGGGCGTGTGCGCGTCGGCGGCGCTGAAGTGGCGGCGCCTCGAcgagtggcgcggcggcgagggcggcggaggggccggcgccgcgggcgagggcgaggagaaggcgcgCATGATGGCGCGGCAGAGCGTGGGCGCGCCCGGGGAGGCCCCCGGCGTGGTGCTGAGCGCCACCACCTCCGTCCGGCTGCCGTCCACGCCCCCGCAGCGCGTGTTCGACTACCTCCGCGACGAGCAGCGCCGCGGGGAGTGGGACATCCTCGCCAACGGCGAGGCCATGCAGGAGATGGACCACATCGCCAAGGGCCAGCACCACGGCAACGCCGTCTCCATCCTCCGCCCGAAT GCAACAAGTGGCAACCAGAACAACATGCTGATCTTGCAAGAGACTTGCACTGACTCCTCCGGCTCGCTGGTGGTGTACGCGCCGGTGGACGTGCAGTCCATGCACGTGGTCATGAACGGCGGCGACTCCGCGTacgtctccctcctcccttctgGCTTCGCCATCCTCCCGGACGGCCACAGCCAGCCGTCGGACGCCGCCCAGGGCTCGCCGGGCGGCCAATCCGCCACAGCCGCCGGGTCCCTGGTCACCGTGGCGTTCCAGATCCTGGTGAACAACCTGCCCACCGCGAAGCTCACCGTGGAGTCGGTGGACACCGTCAGCAACCTGCTCACCTGCACCATCCAAAAGATCAAGTCCGCCCTCCAGGCCACGCCCTAG